A stretch of the Lolium perenne isolate Kyuss_39 chromosome 3, Kyuss_2.0, whole genome shotgun sequence genome encodes the following:
- the LOC127341322 gene encoding uncharacterized protein, producing MDEKRRLWMEEALTVPETLLHVGTSEGALASIADACKLLGDDIWGSEHDDYNYDDADSAPDSFSQLSEHADDSRVLLATSCGLEHTICTRLLTAVGAEQNFRPVLPFYPTSAGNGIFGSQSDETRIARSAERYFGSEGFSSQSDETDIARAGARYIAGLSPEGDEIEIARGDALASAERVHGVLIGNDGFDYWANRIAGAHAPDGPLAAAHREITRLVALHGEAGHVLAHCAAPLGLLLRHDGDDPDRAAFLPNAHAALQSLGSAASATAAAEDFLRSRSTARSCSGSWSGVTRLVDDARRDVLEARCAVERMQDAAVADFFHAWKVIKRAPS from the coding sequence ATGGACGAGAAGAGGCGGCTCTGGATGGAGGAGGCGTTGACGGTGCCGGAGACGCTCCTGCACGTCGGCACCTCGGAGGGAGCCCTCGCCAGCATCGCCGACGCCTGCAAGCTGCTCGGCGACGACATCTGGGGATCCGAGCACGACGACTACAACTACGACGACGCCGACTCCGCGCCCGACTCCTTCTCCCAGCTATCCGAGCACGCCGACGACTCCAGGGTCCTCCTGGCCACCTCCTGCGGCCTCGAGCACACCATCTGCACCCGCCTGCTCACCGCCGTCGGCGCCGAGCAGAACTTCCGCCCCGTGCTCCCGTTCTACCCCACCAGCGCCGGCAACGGCATCTTCGGCTCCCAGAGCGACGAGACCCGCATCGCCCGGAGCGCCGAGCGCTACTTCGGCTCCGAGGGATTCAGCTCCCAGAGCGACGAGACCGACATCGCCCGGGCCGGCGCGCGCTACATCGCCGGACTCAGCCCCGAGGGCGACGAGATCGAGATCGCCCGGGGCGACGCGCTCGCTTCCGCCGAACGCGTCCACGGCGTGCTGATCGGCAACGACGGCTTCGACTACTGGGCCAACCGCATCGCCGGCGCGCACGCTCCCGACGGGCCCCTCGCCGCCGCCCACCGCGAGATCACGCGCCTCGTCGCGCTCCACGGCGAGGCCGGACACGTCCTGGCCCACTGCGCCGCGCCCCTCGGCCTCCTCCTGCGCCACGACGGCGACGACCCGGACCGGGCCGCCTTCCTCCCCAACGCGCACGCCGCGCTGCAGAGCCTGGGGTCCGCGGCGTCGGCCACCGCCGCGGCCGAGGACTTCCTCCGCTCGCGGTCCACGGCGCGCTCCTGCAGCGGGTCGTGGTCCGGGGTCACGCGGCTCGTCGACGACGCCAGGCGCGACGTCCTCGAGGCGCGGTGCGCGGTGGAGCGGATGCAAGACGCCGCGGTGGCCGACTTCTTCCACGCCTGGAAGGTCATCAAGCGCGCTCCATCCTGA
- the LOC127341323 gene encoding mitochondrial import inner membrane translocase subunit TIM14-2: MATALIAGLAVAGAALAGRYSIQAWHAYKARPIVPRMRKFYEGGFQATMTRREAGLILGIRENVRPDKVKEAHKRVMVANHPDAGGSHYLASKINEAKDVLLGKTKGGGSAF, translated from the exons ATG GCCACAGCACTCATTGCTGGACTCGCGGTTGCTGGTGCTGCTCTTGCGGGCAGATATAGCATCCAGGCTTGGCATGCTTACAAGGCAAGGCCCATAGTCCCAAGGATGCGTAAATTCTACGAAGGTGGATTTCAAGCTACAATGACCCGAAGGGAAGCTGGTCTAATCCTGGGTATCAG GGAAAACGTCCGTCCTGATAAGGTAAAAGAGGCACATAAGAGGGTCATGGTTGCCAACCATCCGGATGCGGGTGGAAGCCATTACCTCGCGTCGAAGATCAACGAGGCGAAAGATGTTCTGCTAGGGAAAACAAAAGGAGGTGGTTCAGCCTTCTGA